In Snodgrassella alvi wkB2, the DNA window GGTATCACATGGCTAAGCATGTTTTCAATAACGGCACAATCACCCATAATATTAGCCGTAAGTTCAGAAAGATCTTTTCGGTTGAAAAAACTAAGCGGTAGTTTGCGGATTTTTTCAGCAACTTCAATTCGGGTATTGGCAGCCAGACTAACAGCATTAGCGTAAGTTTTTTCATATTCTCTTTTATAACAAAATAAGAATAATAAGGCTGAAACTACGCCTGCTCCCGCCATAATCCATAAGTAATTTATATTTACAGGAATTTGGTCAGTTAATGGCTTAATTAGCAGGATAATTATCTGTAATAAAATGACAAACGGTAACATTAATGTCAAATTAGAGATGATACAGGCGATAATAGCTTGATTAAGATTTTTATTCTCTGCATCAGACAACATCAATAATTTTTTAAACATATGCCACCTCATCATCTTGACCAGACTGATACATTTGCCAATTTAATGTTTGCTTATAGTATTGCCACATTTTGTAATAGGTATGATGCTTATCAATTAGCTGCTCATGCGTTCCTTTTTCAACAATTCGACCTTTATCTAATACCACAATTTGATTTGCATCTTTTATTGTTGATAAACGATGAGCAATCATAATAACGGTTTTACCCTGCATCAAAACTTTCAAGGCAAGCTGAATTTTGTATTCATTTTCAGGATCAGCAAAAGAAGTGGCTTCATCAAGAATTAAAATAGGTGAGTTTTTTAATAATGCGCGGGCGATTGCTAAACGTTGCATTTCACCGCCTGAAAGATGCAGTCCTTTAGTACCTATTACCGACTGATAGCCGTCTGGCAGCTTTTCAATAAATTCGTGACATTGTGCAGCTTTAGAGGCGGCAATAACTTCATCTAACCGGGCATCGGGTTTGCCGATTTTAATATTATCTAAAATAGTTTGTTTAAAGAGAAAAACATCCTGAAACACAAAACTCACTAACGACAATAAATACTCACTTTTCATTTGCTTAATATCTACACCACCAATCGTTATCGAACCTTCATCAGGATCAAAGAAGCGAGGAATAAGCAATGAAACTGTACTTTTACCACTGCCGGAAAGCCCAACCAGAGCAGTAGTTGTTCCTTGTTTTGCCGTAAACGAAATGTGATTTAGCGCATTATTTTCTGAAGCCTCGCTACCCTGAATCTTATTGTAGGCAAAAGTGACATCATTAAAACCAATATCATAATGATTTACTTCTAAACCGAATTCGGGTTCAGCTAAAGGTTTTACGTTTAAAACACTATCCATATTTTCAACGCTTTTAACTGCTTTTTGAAGGCCCTGAGAAACATACATCAGTTTTAAAAAAGGCGCTGGTAACGCCAGTGAGAAAATTAAATAAAAAATAGAAGCTAAGATAAAATTTGCATAATTATCTACAGAACCGAGTAAGAAAATTATTACCGGGAGAATAAAAAGATAGATGTTATTTAATATCAGTAGAAAAAATGCCATATGATATTTAAAACAATCAGTAAACTTAAGGCAAAATACTTGATACGCTTTGATTGACTCATAAAAGCGTTTAAATGAGAAAAAAGTTTGATTGAAAGCTTTTACAACAGCAATACCACGAATATATTCAACTGAAGCATTACTCATATCAATGAGTCGATTTTGAAACTCCTGCATATGGTTTTTAATATCTTTACGACGGTAGCCGCTTATCAAAACAATATAAGCCAAAATAATGGGTACTAGCGTTGCCAACCCTAAACGCCAGTCAAAAACAGCTAAAATAATTAAAATGATAATCGGAGTCGCAAACGAACCAACCATATCAGGGAGTTGATGAGCAATAAAAATTTCTATCTTTTCAATATCATCATCAACGATTTTTCGTAACTCTCCACTCGAATGTTCAGTATAAAATCCTAATGGTAAATATGATAAATACCGAACGAAATTATATTTCAAATAGTAAAGCGTTTTAAACGCAGCAATATGCGAGAAGCAGAGTGCAAGGAAATTAAAAAATAGCGACAATGCAGCCGCAATAAAAGCCAGCCAACCATAATGAATAATAAGCCCGTTATTTAATACGTCCTTATTGGCTAAACTCATTATTAATTCGTAAACAATATAATAAACCGAAATAAAAGGGATAAAAGCAGTAGCAACACTTAAAACTGAAAATAAACAAGATAAAATAATTAAAATTTTATTTTTAAAGGTGAGTTGCCAAAGTCGAAAAGCAGGACTGTTATTACACGGTTTCATTAAATGAGTACCTTATTAAAGTAATAATAATCATTATCATCTATAATGTATAAAATAACAATTCTTTTTATAAAACAAACAATATTATGGAGTGTGTTAATAAAATCGCAGGCCTTTAGTGCAACAAATTTTGCACTGGGTCATGATTTTGAGCTGATACGTGACCACAATGGAAAAGATTGCTCGACTTCTTAAAACTATCTTAATGACGAACAGTTGATTAAATAATTAACTCAGTTAAATTATCGAGCAGAGTTATTTATTGCATTATGAGAATTTATTTTTGATTCCGTTCTAAAATAGATTTCTGACTGAAACGAGAGGATATATTAAAAATTGTTCTACGATATTCAATGAACTCTATTTGATTGATTCATGACAATTTATTTTGCTTTTAGTTGTCAATAATTCCTAATAAAGATAACAGATTGTCAGTGATGTTCTCATTTCATAAGCTATATCTATCTGAATGAAATTCAGGTACAAAAAATGTAAGCTAAAACAGTTAATACTCAAAGTATTATTTCAATAGCTGTAGAAAAACTAAGAGGGTATAGAAAAAGCATACCCTCTTAGCTTTAAATTGATAGAGATAAACATTTATCAGCTAATATCCAGCACTGCATGGAATGCAGCTTGAGGAATATCTACACCGCCAAATTTACGTTGTCTGACTTTATTATCCTTTATATTTTTAGCAATTTTTCTCTTTTTGGATAGAGAGCCGGAATATCCTTTTCCGGTTACGCTTTTTCGTAAGGGCGGAATATCCTCACGCGCAATAACTCTGTTTTCAACCACAGACTGAACTGGCATGGGATATAACTTGCGCGGAATCACATGCTTCATTTTCAGAGCTATTTGCTTACCGCGTTCATAACTACTGCTGCGCGGTAAAATAAATGAAAATGCATCTACTATTTCATCATTCAGCCAGATATCCATTTTCACAAGATCAGACGCAATATAACATCTGTCGCGGTAATCAACTGAAGCATAACCATGCGTGATGGATTTTAGTGAATTGAAAAAAGTATAGGCAATTTCAGAAATCGGCAGCTTAAAAAATAGTTCCGCCATTTTATTATTGAGGTAGGTCATATCAACGAATATGCCTCGCTTTTCCTGGCACAGATTCATAATTTCGCCAATATTTTCCACAGGAATAATAATGGCTGACTCAATAAAGGGTTCTTCAATGGAAGCTATTTTTTCAAAACTCGGTAACAATGTCGGATTATTTACCGTTATTATCTGGCCATTCGTAAGCGTTACTCGATACTCAACACTGGGAAACGTAGAAATAATTTCAATACCATGCTCCCGTTCAAGTCTTTCCTGAATAATTTCCATGTGCAAAATGCCTAGAAAGCCACATCGAAAGCCACTGCCAAGTGCCAGAGAATTTTCCTGTTGATAAACAAAGGCCGAATCATTCAGAGCCAGTTTTTCTATCGCATCGCGCAGCTTTTCCTGTTCCTCATTTTTAATAGGAAACAAGCCTGCATATACCATGGGTTTAACATCTTTATATCCGGGTACGGGCGGAGTGTCTGGTGCATTAATATCAATTAATGTATCACCAACTTTCACATTGGACACCACCTTTATATTAGTAGAAATATAACCTACCTCGCCCGCAACAAGCGTTTCAACAGACCTCATTTCAGGCAGAAATACACCAATCTGTAATGCTTCAAACTCCAGTTCACTTTTGATCATTTTAATTTTCTGACCATTAGTCACCGAACCATTGAAGATACGGACATGCAGAACTACACCACGATACATATCGTAATGCGAATCAAAAATTAAAGCTTGAAGAGGACGATTCTGCTCACCACTAGGTGCCGGTATTTCTTTAACAATAGCATTCAGAATATTATCGACTCCGGCCCCTGTTCTGGCCGAAGCCAATATAATATTATCCAGATTAATCCCATCCAGCTCTTCGAGCTCTTTGGTAACACGTTCTACATCCGCATTTGGCATATCAATCTTATTGATAACCGGAATAATCGTTAAATTCTGTTCCTGCGCTAATTTTAAATTAGCAATAGTCTGAGCCTGCACTCCCTGTGTGGCATCAATCACCAATAATGCCCCTTCACAAGCGGCTAAACTGCGGGAAACTTCATAGGCAAAGTCAGTATGACCGGGTGTATCAATCAAATTAAGTTCATACTCAGCCTGATCTTCGGCCTGATAATACATGCGCACAGTCTGGAGCTTAATAGTAATACCGCGCTCTCTTTCAAGCTCCATATTATCTAATAATTGCTCTTTCATTTCTCTTTCGCTGACCGTTTTTGTCATTTCAATTAACCTGTCAGCCAGCGTAGATTTACCATGATCAATATGAGCAATAATACAAAAATTTCTAATATTATTTAGGTTCATATTCCCATTCTTTCAGATTTTATTCATTTAATAGGCATTAAATGTAATAATTAGAGTAACTCGAAGTCAAGCTTAATATCCCGTCTTTACTAATTGTGATATTTTGTTGATTTATAAAACTAAAGAGGTAAAAAATGGTGGATTTACAGGATTGTATTTTATCAATAGCCAATAATGGGCAGTTAAGCCTCAAACCCAAATATTCCGTAACCGAAGCGGCTCAAATTCTTGGATTATCAGCACATACTCTGCGCTATTACGATTCCCTTAATCTATTCCCGTTCTTACAGAGAGATCTGTATGACAAAAGATTTTTTTCAGATGCAGATTTACAATGGGCTAAATTAATCGAGTGTTTACGCAACGCCAATATGTCCATAAAAGATGTTCAACACTATGTAGAGCTCTGTTTGCAAGGAGACAAAACACTGGATCAGCGGCTGAATATAATTAGCCAGCAAGAACAAAAGCTGTTCGACACCATGGAAACATTAAAAAAGCAAATAGCATTGTTGAGATTTAAAAAAGAATACTATGAAAATGCTAAACTCAAAAAAGACCTTGATAAATAGTACTGTCATCTAATCACAAGTAAAAGGAAATAGAGGCTATAAACAAGTCAACATCCTTATCAGCAGATAGTGGAGTCAAATAAAACCGCAAAGACTGAGTCAAAGGCGCCAAAAATAAACTTAGTAAAAACAGTTGAATGAGAAGAAAGTCAAAAATAAATGCAGGCAGGAGTTGACAGGGGATTTGTGGAGGCGTATAGTTCGCCTTCTTCGCTGATGACGCGACACGAAACAAACGAACAGTTTAAAGTAGAACGCAGTCGAAAGCAACGCTCTTTAACAGAACAGATTACCGATAAGTGTGAGTGCCAAGCGGCCTCACACTGATTCAGAGAGACAAGATAAAAACATTTCTTGTCAATAACTTTGAAGCAGACCAGTGAAACCGAAGGGGACTTCGGGATTACAAAAAAGCTAAGATTAAACATAAGAGTTTGATCCTGGCTCAGATTGAACGCTGGCGGCATGCTTTACACATGCAAGTCGAACGGCAGCACGGAGAGCTTGCTCTCTGGTGGCGAGTGGCGAACGGGTGAGTAATGCATCGGAACGTACCGAGTAATGGGGGATAACTGTCCGAAAGGATGGCTAATACCGCATACGCCCTGAGGGGGAAAGCGGGGGATCTTAGTGACCTCGCGTTATTTGAGCGGCCGATGTTGGATTAGCTAGTTGGTGGGGTAAAGGCCTACCAAGGCGACGATCCATAGCGGGTCTGAGAGGATGATCCGCCACATTGGGACTGAGACACGGCCCAAACTCCTACGGGAGGCAGCAGTGGGGAATTTTGGACAATGGGGGGAACCCTGATCCAGCCATGCCGCGTGTCTGAAGAAGGCCTTCGGGTTGTAAAGGACTTTTGTTAGGGAAGAAAAGCCGGGTGTTAATACCACCTGGTGCTGACGGTACCTAAAGAATAAGCACCGGCTAACTACGTGCCAGCAGCCGCGGTAATACGTAGGGTGCGAGCGTTAATCGGAATTACTGGGCGTAAAGCGAGCGCAGACGGTTAATTAAGTCAGATGTGAAATCCCCGAGCTCAACTTGGGACGTGCATTTGAAACTGGTTAACTAGAGTGTGTCAGAGGGAGGTAGAATTCCACGTGTAGCAGTGAAATGCGTAGAGATGTGGAGGAATACCGATGGCGAAGGCAGCCTCCTGGGATAACACTGACGTTCATGCTCGAAAGCGTGGGTAGCAAACAGGATTAGATACCCTGGTAGTCCACGCCCTAAACGATGACAATTAGCTGTTGGGACACTAGATGTCTTAGTAGCGAAGCTAACGCGTGAAATTGTCCGCCTGGGGAGTACGGTCGCAAGATTAAAACTCAAAGGAATTGACGGGGACCCGCACAAGCGGTGGATGATGTGGATTAATTCGATGCAACGCGAAGAACCTTACCTGGTCTTGACATGTACGGAATCTCTTAGAGATAGGAGAGTGCCTTCGGGAACCGTAACACAGGTGCTGCATGGCTGTCGTCAGCTCGTGTCGTGAGATGTTGGGTTAAGTCCCGCAACGAGCGCAACCCTTGTCATTAGTTGCCATCATTAAGTTGGGCACTCTAATGAGACTGCCGGTGACAAACCGGAGGAAGGTGGGGATGACGTCAAGTCCTCATGGCCCTTATGACCAGGGCTTCACACGTCATACAATGGTCGGTACAGAGGGTAGCGAAGCCGCGAGGTGAAGCCAATCTCAGAAAGCCGATCGTAGTCCGGATTGCACTCTGCAACTCGAGTGCATGAAGTCGGAATCGCTAGTAATCGCAGGTCAGCATACTGCGGTGAATACGTTCCCGGGTCTTGTACACACCGCCCGTCACACCATGGGAGTGGGGGATACCAGAATTGGGTAGACTAACCGCAAGGAGGTCGCTTAACACGGTATGCTTCATGACTGGGGTGAAGTCGTAACAAGGTAGCCGTAGGGGAACCTGCGGCTGGATCACCTCCTTTCTAGAGAAAAGAAGGGGCTGATTGGCATTCACACTTATCGGTAAACTGAAAAGATGCGAGAAGAGACTGAATAAACTGGGTTTGTAGCTCAGCTGGTTAGAGCACACGCTTGATAAGCGTGGGGTCGGAGGTTCAAGTCCTCCCAGACCCACCACTTATTTAAGGACAGAGGGGGCATAGCTCAGTTGGTAGAGCACCTGCTTTGCAAGCAGGGGGTCATCGGTTCGATCCCGTTTGCCTCCACCACCACTCTGAGGAGGTTGGGTTCAGTAAAATACTTTGGAAATTAAAGGCAGTTCAGAGAGCTGATTTTAATTTGCGAAGTAACGCATCGATCTTTAACAAATTGGAAAGCCGAAATCAACAAACAAAGATTGGAGCATAGAACTGATTCTGGAGACAGAAGAAGAGAAGTGCTGCAAGAATTGGGTGATGATTGTATCGCTGAACAACGAGCACAAAAGGCGTTGTTCAGACAACCAAAGCAGTAAGCTTTATGAGAGTAAAGGCCTTAAGTCAGAGATACTAGTCAACGGTATGCTGACGAAGTCAGGAGGTTCTTGAAATGATAGAGTCAAGTGAATAAGTGCATCAGGTGGATGCCTTGGCGATGATAGGCGAAGAAGGACGTGTAAGCCTGCGAAAAGCGTGGGGGAGCTGGCAATAGAGCTGTGATCCCGCGATATCCGAATGGGGAAACCCACCATGTATAAGCATGGTATCCTGTACTGAATACATAGGTACAGAGAAGCGAACCTGGAGAACTGAACCATCTAAGTACCCAGAGGAAAAGAAATCAACCGAGATTGCGCAAGTAGTGGCGAGCGAACGCGCAGGAGCCAGTATATGATAGTCACTGAGATAGAAGAACAAGCTGGGAAGCTTGGCCGTAGAGGGTGATAGCCCCGTATTCGAAATTTCAGAGGCGGTACTAAGTATACGAAAAGTAGGGCGGGACACGAGAAATCCTGTCTGAAGATGGGGGGACCATCCTCCAAGGCTAAATACTCATCATCGACCGATAGTGAACCAGTACCGTGAGGGAAAGGCGAAAAGAACCCCGGGAGGGGAGTGAAATAGAACCTGAAACCTGATGCATACAAACAGTGGGAGCGGAGCAATCCGTGACTGCGTACCTTTTGTATAATGGGTCAACGACTTACATTCAGTAGCGAGCTTAACCGATTAGGGGAGGCGCAGGGAAACCGAGTCTTAATAGGGCGTTGAGTTGCTGGGTGTAGACCCGAAACCGAGTGATCTATCCATGGCCAGGTTGAAGGTGCCGTAACAGGTACTGGAGGACCGAACCCACGCATGTTGCAAAATGCGGGGATGAGCTGTGGATAGGGGTGAAAGGCTAAACAAACTCGGAGATAGCTGGTTCTCCCCGAAAACTATTTAGGTAGTGCCTCGAGCAAGACACTGATGGGGGTAAAGCACTGTTATGGCTAGGGGGTCATTGCGACTTACCAACCCATGGCAAACTAAGAATACCATCAAGTGGTTCCTCGGGAGACAGACATCGGGTGCTAACGTCCGGTGTCAAGAGGGAAACAACCCAGACCGCCAGCTAAGGTCCCAAATGACAGATTAAGTGGTAAACGAAGTGGGAAGGCCCAGACAGCCAGGATGTTGGCTTAGAAGCAGCCATCATTTAAAGAAAGCGTAATAGCTCACTGGTCGAGTCGTCCTGCGCGGAAGATGTAACGGGGCTCAAATCTGTAACCGAAGCTGCGGATGTCAGTTAACTGGCATGGTAGGGGAG includes these proteins:
- the lepA gene encoding translation elongation factor 4, giving the protein MNLNNIRNFCIIAHIDHGKSTLADRLIEMTKTVSEREMKEQLLDNMELERERGITIKLQTVRMYYQAEDQAEYELNLIDTPGHTDFAYEVSRSLAACEGALLVIDATQGVQAQTIANLKLAQEQNLTIIPVINKIDMPNADVERVTKELEELDGINLDNIILASARTGAGVDNILNAIVKEIPAPSGEQNRPLQALIFDSHYDMYRGVVLHVRIFNGSVTNGQKIKMIKSELEFEALQIGVFLPEMRSVETLVAGEVGYISTNIKVVSNVKVGDTLIDINAPDTPPVPGYKDVKPMVYAGLFPIKNEEQEKLRDAIEKLALNDSAFVYQQENSLALGSGFRCGFLGILHMEIIQERLEREHGIEIISTFPSVEYRVTLTNGQIITVNNPTLLPSFEKIASIEEPFIESAIIIPVENIGEIMNLCQEKRGIFVDMTYLNNKMAELFFKLPISEIAYTFFNSLKSITHGYASVDYRDRCYIASDLVKMDIWLNDEIVDAFSFILPRSSSYERGKQIALKMKHVIPRKLYPMPVQSVVENRVIAREDIPPLRKSVTGKGYSGSLSKKRKIAKNIKDNKVRQRKFGGVDIPQAAFHAVLDIS
- a CDS encoding MerR family transcriptional regulator, with the translated sequence MVDLQDCILSIANNGQLSLKPKYSVTEAAQILGLSAHTLRYYDSLNLFPFLQRDLYDKRFFSDADLQWAKLIECLRNANMSIKDVQHYVELCLQGDKTLDQRLNIISQQEQKLFDTMETLKKQIALLRFKKEYYENAKLKKDLDK
- a CDS encoding ABC transporter ATP-binding protein, which codes for MKPCNNSPAFRLWQLTFKNKILIILSCLFSVLSVATAFIPFISVYYIVYELIMSLANKDVLNNGLIIHYGWLAFIAAALSLFFNFLALCFSHIAAFKTLYYLKYNFVRYLSYLPLGFYTEHSSGELRKIVDDDIEKIEIFIAHQLPDMVGSFATPIIILIILAVFDWRLGLATLVPIILAYIVLISGYRRKDIKNHMQEFQNRLIDMSNASVEYIRGIAVVKAFNQTFFSFKRFYESIKAYQVFCLKFTDCFKYHMAFFLLILNNIYLFILPVIIFLLGSVDNYANFILASIFYLIFSLALPAPFLKLMYVSQGLQKAVKSVENMDSVLNVKPLAEPEFGLEVNHYDIGFNDVTFAYNKIQGSEASENNALNHISFTAKQGTTTALVGLSGSGKSTVSLLIPRFFDPDEGSITIGGVDIKQMKSEYLLSLVSFVFQDVFLFKQTILDNIKIGKPDARLDEVIAASKAAQCHEFIEKLPDGYQSVIGTKGLHLSGGEMQRLAIARALLKNSPILILDEATSFADPENEYKIQLALKVLMQGKTVIMIAHRLSTIKDANQIVVLDKGRIVEKGTHEQLIDKHHTYYKMWQYYKQTLNWQMYQSGQDDEVAYV